In the genome of Vicinamibacteria bacterium, one region contains:
- the secE gene encoding preprotein translocase subunit SecE — MKIFNYFKRLRTFLVDVRAEFKKVSWPPRREVYGTTVVVIITVFFFGFYLYGLDVAMSYLAAWLTGLVGGA; from the coding sequence GTGAAGATCTTCAACTACTTCAAGAGATTGCGAACGTTCCTCGTGGACGTCAGGGCCGAGTTCAAGAAGGTGTCATGGCCGCCGCGCCGCGAGGTCTATGGCACGACGGTCGTCGTCATCATCACCGTGTTTTTTTTCGGGTTCTATCTCTACGGACTCGATGTGGCGATGTCCTATCTGGCGGCCTGGCTGACCGGTCTCGTGGGAGGAGCGTAG